The Plasmodium knowlesi strain H genome assembly, chromosome: 14 genome has a segment encoding these proteins:
- a CDS encoding elongation factor G, putative yields the protein MIAYGSPALRRHMCVLAKRIPKRKKVFLYLNSGGWRAFSSICVDNLRNIGISAHIDAGKTTLTERILYYTGKIKSIHEVRGSDGVGATMDSMDLEREKGITIQSAATNCNWDFNNKKFTINIIDTPGHVDFTIEVERSLRVLDAAVLVICGVSGVQSQTLTVNRQMNRYFIPRILFINKLDRDGANVERTLSTIEQKLNLNTLLLQMPIGIEQKFKGVYDLVSRKCYLFKGVNGIIVEEVNDAEVTAHDPSFSYEMMDMLRIRMFEKLADVDDEFADIFLNQEMNDIKTEDVIDAIRRCTIKNAIVPICLGSAKNNVGVQILLNYVCSFLPSPREVGSYGYVYEGSNHEGSNHEGSNHEGSDANEENSASSSGATVPQGKNRKRVDLQCDSTLPMVGFLFKIQEDSMHGQMSYFRIYQGKIKKKDNIMNMLTNKKEMIKKILKMHANMAQEVNEAHAGDIVAINGISGRTGTTYTNGVASNLHLLNIHVPKPVISVAVEIEKKGDMTKLTKALNKFVKEDPTFHVKTDEQTKEIIFEGIGELQLEIYKERLKREYGIGIQLKNPKINFKETITKPYECTYTYKKQKGGAGLYAHVHAIFETVSDDYNETSYCTFVNEVVGNDLPKNFILSIEKAFKEQVEKGYLNSSEIINMKMRLIGGKIHEVDSNDLAFKRATIHLIKENYQNFVPVLLEPIMVVEIISHYEHQSNILTSITKRKGLVTNIVNHMNAVHIYADIPLKHMFNYINEIRSITQGQGTYTMEFARYEQVPKSDLDEILRSANNANKRCE from the coding sequence ATGATAGCATACGGCTCGCCCGCGCTGAGGAGGCACATGTGCGTGCTAGCTAAAAGGattccaaaaaggaaaaaggttttTCTCTATCTGAACAGTGGAGGATGGAGAGCCTTCTCCTCCATTTGTGTGGACAACTTGCGAAACATCGGAATAAGTGCGCACATAGATGCAGGAAAAACGACTTTAACAGAAAGAATTCTCTACTACAcaggcaaaataaaaagcataCATGAAGTGAGAGGGAGTGATGGAGTAGGTGCAACAATGGATTCAATGGACctagaaagagaaaagggaataacAATCCAATCAGCTGCAACCAATTGTAACTGGGattttaataataaaaaatttaccatCAACATAATTGATACCCCTGGACATGTAGATTTCACCATCGAAGTGGAAAGATCTCTGCGAGTGTTAGATGCAGCGGTTCTCGTTATTTGTGGAGTATCTGGAGTTCAAAGTCAAACATTAACCGTCAACAGACAAATGAATCGCTACTTCATCCCTAGAATATTATTCATTAACAAGCTAGACAGAGACGGTGCAAATGTGGAAAGAACACTCAGTACCATCGAGCAGAAGCTAAACTTGAATACTCTCCTTCTGCAAATGCCAATTGGAATTGAGCAGAAGTTTAAAGGAGTATATGACCTTGTGTCCAGGAAGTGCTACTTATTTAAGGGTGTAAATGGTATAATAGTGGAGGAAGTGAATGATGCAGAGGTGACTGCACATGATCCATCCTTCTCCTACGAAATGATGGACATGCTCAGAATCCGTATGTTCGAGAAGCTAGCTGATGTGGATGACGAATTTGCCGACATCTTCCTTAACCAGGAAATGAATGATATAAAGACGGAAGATGTGATTGACGCCATACGCAGGTGCACTATCAAAAATGCGATCGTCCCCATCTGCCTTGGCAGTGCCAAGAATAATGTAGGCGTCCAAATTTTGCTGAACTACGTATGCAGCTTTTTGCCTTCCCCCCGGGAGGTGGGTAGTTACGGCTACGTGTACGAAGGGAGCAACCACGAAGGGAGCAACCACGAAGGGAGCAACCACGAAGGGAGCGACGCCAATGAGGAAAACTCCGCCTCTTCCTCCGGTGCCACCGTTCCTCAGGGCAAAAACCGAAAGCGCGTCGATCTGCAGTGCGATAGCACCCTTCCCATGGTGGGCTTCCTCTTCAAAATACAAGAAGACTCAATGCACGGCCAAATGAGCTACTTCCGCATCTACcaagggaagataaaaaaaaaagacaacataATGAATATGttaacaaacaaaaaagaaatgataaaaaaaatattaaaaatgcatGCAAACATGGCCCAAGAAGTGAACGAAGCACATGCAGGGGATATCGTTGCAATTAATGGAATCAGCGGAAGAACAGGGACTACCTACACAAATGGAGTAGCCTCAAATTTACACCTCctaaatatacatgtgccCAAGCCAGTCATATCCGTGGCTGTGgagattgaaaaaaaaggagacatGACGAAACTGACCAAGGCATTAAATAAGTTCGTGAAGGAAGACCCAACATTTCACGTAAAGACTGATGAACAAACCAAGGAAATTATATTCGAAGGAATTGGAGAATTACAATTGgaaatatataaagaaaGACTAAAGAGGGAATATGGTATAGGAATCCAACTGAAAAAtccaaaaataaatttcaaaGAAACCATTACAAAACCAtatgaatgtacatatacatataagaaGCAGAAAGGAGGTGCAGGattatatgcacatgttcaTGCGATTTTCGAAACCGTATCCGATGATTATAATGAGACCAGTTATTGTACCTTCGTTAATGAAGTGGTGGGAAATGATCTCcccaaaaattttattttgtcaattGAAAAGGCCTTTAAAGAACAAGTTGAAAAAGGttacctgaacagttcagAAATTATTAATATGAAAATGAGATTAATTGGAGGAAAGATTCATGAAGTGGATAGTAATGACTTGGCATTTAAAAGAGCCACCATTCATctgataaaagaaaattatcaGAACTTTGTTCCTGTACTTTTGGAACCAATAATGGTGGTGGAAATTATTTCACACTACGAACATCAGAGCAACATTCTCACAAGCATTACCAAGAGGAAGGGACTTGTAACGAATATTGTTAACCACATGAACGCTGTTCATATTTACGCCGACATTCCTCTAAAACATATGTTCAATTATATTAACGAGATTCGTTCCATTACACAGGGACAGGGTACCTACACCATGGAATTCGCCCGGTATGAGCAAGTCCCCAAGAGCGATTTGGACGAGATCCTGCGCTCCGCAAACAACGCGAATAAGCGGTGTGAATAA
- a CDS encoding dolichyl-diphosphooligosaccharide--protein glycosyltransferase subunit OST4, putative: MDYELYLVSNILGISIVILIFIFHYLYADEGKELS, from the exons ATGGACTATGAGCTCTACTTAGTCTCAAACATCCTAG GCATTTCCATAGTCattcttattttcatttttcactaTTTATATGCGGATGAGGGGAAGGAGTTGTCATGA